The Thalassotalea sp. 273M-4 genome includes a region encoding these proteins:
- a CDS encoding YegP family protein translates to MSGKFEVYRDKANEYRFRLKASNGQNILASEGYKAKASCLNGIESVKKNAPEDGRFQRKTTASGKFSFNLKSGNHQVIGSSQSYESESSRDNGIKSVMKNAPEASLVDLTANS, encoded by the coding sequence ATGTCTGGAAAGTTTGAAGTTTATAGGGATAAAGCAAACGAATATCGTTTTCGCTTAAAAGCCTCGAATGGGCAAAATATTCTTGCCAGTGAAGGTTATAAAGCCAAGGCCAGTTGCCTAAACGGTATTGAGTCGGTAAAGAAAAATGCGCCTGAAGACGGCCGATTTCAACGTAAAACGACGGCCTCGGGTAAGTTTTCCTTTAATCTGAAATCTGGGAATCATCAAGTTATTGGTAGTAGTCAATCATACGAGTCAGAATCATCTCGTGACAATGGCATTAAGTCGGTGATGAAAAACGCACCCGAAGCCAGTTTAGTTGACTTAACCGCTAATTCTTAA
- the yhbY gene encoding ribosome assembly RNA-binding protein YhbY: protein MNLSKKQIQHLRGLAHSLKPIVLLGNNGLTEAVIAEIDFALNHHELIKVKIPTDDREVKQLIIDAIVRETESTKVQSIGKTLIIYRQSEEKKIEIPKI from the coding sequence ATGAATCTATCAAAGAAGCAAATTCAGCACCTTAGAGGGCTGGCCCACTCTTTAAAACCCATCGTTTTATTGGGTAATAATGGTTTAACCGAAGCGGTTATTGCGGAAATCGATTTCGCTTTAAACCACCATGAACTGATTAAAGTTAAAATTCCAACAGATGATCGTGAAGTAAAACAATTGATCATTGATGCTATTGTTAGAGAAACTGAATCGACTAAAGTTCAGAGTATTGGTAAAACCTTAATCATTTACCGTCAATCAGAAGAAAAGAAAATCGAAATTCCTAAGATTTAA
- the greA gene encoding transcription elongation factor GreA, with translation MSQFPMTVQGADALREELNYLKSVKRPQIVASIADAREHGDLKENAEYHAAREEQGFCEGRIQEIEGKLGNAQIIDVTKIPNTHKVIFGVTVTLLNIDTDEEVTYQIVGDDEADIKNNRISVSSPIARALIGKSVDSEVEVKTPGGVVEYEIISVEHK, from the coding sequence ATGAGTCAGTTTCCCATGACTGTTCAGGGTGCAGATGCACTCAGAGAAGAATTAAACTATTTGAAATCTGTTAAGCGTCCGCAAATTGTTGCGTCAATTGCAGATGCTCGTGAGCACGGCGACTTGAAAGAGAACGCCGAATATCACGCAGCTCGTGAAGAGCAGGGCTTTTGTGAAGGTCGAATTCAAGAAATTGAAGGCAAACTTGGCAATGCGCAAATTATCGATGTAACTAAAATCCCAAATACTCACAAGGTGATATTTGGGGTCACGGTAACCTTGCTTAATATCGACACCGACGAAGAAGTCACATATCAAATTGTGGGTGATGATGAAGCCGATATCAAAAACAATCGCATCAGTGTAAGTTCACCGATTGCAAGAGCATTGATTGGAAAATCAGTTGATTCTGAAGTTGAAGTCAAAACACCCGGTGGTGTTGTGGAATACGAAATCATTTCGGTAGAACACAAATAA
- the tpiA gene encoding triose-phosphate isomerase: MKRQTIIAANWKMNGNLALVKEISAGLNGENFGDNQVIISTPAPYMAAMNAVIDNANVACGAQNINENESGAFTGELSALMLNDLNVQYVILGHSERRSIYGESDELIAAKVETALNHGLTPLFCIGETLEERESGRTNEVLASQMAPVIEKVGIEKFADIIVAYEPVWAIGTGKTASAAMAQETHEFIRSYLAEQDADVAQKVPLLYGGSVNAETAKELFSQADIDGGLVGGASLKVEEFKKICLAV, encoded by the coding sequence ATGAAAAGACAAACTATCATTGCCGCGAACTGGAAAATGAACGGCAACTTAGCGTTAGTAAAAGAAATCAGTGCAGGTTTAAACGGTGAAAATTTTGGTGACAATCAAGTTATCATTTCTACACCAGCCCCTTACATGGCAGCGATGAACGCAGTCATTGATAATGCCAATGTTGCCTGTGGTGCTCAAAACATCAATGAAAACGAAAGTGGTGCCTTTACCGGTGAACTTTCTGCTTTAATGCTGAATGATTTGAATGTACAATACGTGATTCTTGGTCACTCTGAACGTCGTAGTATCTACGGTGAATCAGATGAGCTAATCGCTGCTAAAGTTGAAACCGCGCTAAACCATGGTCTAACGCCGTTATTCTGTATTGGTGAGACTCTAGAAGAGCGTGAGAGCGGTCGTACTAACGAAGTATTGGCTTCTCAAATGGCACCAGTTATTGAAAAAGTTGGTATTGAAAAATTTGCTGACATCATTGTAGCATACGAGCCAGTTTGGGCTATCGGTACAGGTAAAACTGCTTCCGCTGCAATGGCACAAGAAACACACGAGTTTATCCGCTCTTATCTTGCTGAACAAGATGCTGATGTTGCACAAAAAGTTCCATTGTTATACGGTGGTAGTGTAAACGCGGAAACCGCAAAAGAATTATTTTCTCAAGCTGATATCGACGGTGGTCTGGTAGGCGGCGCGAGCTTAAAAGTTGAAGAATTTAAAAAAATCTGCTTAGCAGTATAG
- the rlmE gene encoding 23S rRNA (uridine(2552)-2'-O)-methyltransferase RlmE — translation MSKAKKSRSVSSNRWMQEHFDDEYVKKAQKLGLRSRAVFKIEEINNKDKLIKPGMNVVDLGAAPGGWSEYAVKVLQDQGQVIACDILPMESLPGVAFLQGDFREDAVLNALLDKIGGRNVDVVMSDMAHNFSGNETTDQARNMYLVELALDMCHQVLKKDGSFVVKVFQGEGFEQYMKDVRNSFKVVKTRKPESSRPRSREVYIVATGYKL, via the coding sequence ATGAGTAAAGCAAAAAAATCAAGATCTGTGAGTTCAAATCGTTGGATGCAAGAGCATTTTGACGACGAATATGTAAAAAAAGCGCAAAAACTTGGTCTGCGCTCACGGGCTGTTTTTAAAATTGAAGAAATCAATAACAAAGATAAGCTGATCAAACCCGGCATGAATGTTGTTGATTTAGGGGCGGCCCCTGGTGGTTGGTCAGAGTATGCAGTAAAAGTGCTTCAAGATCAGGGTCAGGTAATCGCTTGTGATATTTTACCGATGGAATCGTTACCTGGCGTGGCGTTTTTGCAAGGCGACTTTCGTGAAGACGCGGTTCTTAACGCACTGCTAGACAAAATTGGTGGGCGCAATGTCGATGTTGTGATGTCAGATATGGCACATAACTTTAGTGGCAATGAAACCACAGATCAGGCACGAAATATGTATTTAGTCGAATTAGCGCTCGATATGTGTCATCAGGTGCTTAAAAAAGATGGCAGTTTCGTGGTAAAAGTATTTCAGGGCGAAGGTTTTGAACAATATATGAAAGACGTTCGTAATAGCTTTAAGGTGGTAAAAACCCGCAAGCCGGAATCATCCCGCCCTAGATCACGGGAAGTATATATAGTAGCTACTGGCTACAAACTGTAG
- the secG gene encoding preprotein translocase subunit SecG, with translation MLYQVLIVLYLINALILVGFILIQQGKGADMGASFGAGSSATVFGSSGSANFMSRTTSILATMFFLFSLVLGNLTAQRTQQVDDLNNFQVPAAEQLESVEPPASDVPNDDKSESDVPN, from the coding sequence ATGTTGTATCAAGTATTAATCGTACTCTACTTAATTAACGCATTAATCTTAGTTGGTTTTATTTTAATCCAACAAGGTAAAGGTGCGGACATGGGCGCTTCTTTTGGCGCAGGCTCTTCAGCAACCGTATTTGGTTCAAGTGGTTCAGCCAATTTCATGTCAAGAACGACGTCAATCTTGGCTACAATGTTTTTCTTATTCAGCTTAGTATTAGGTAACTTAACGGCTCAGCGTACACAACAAGTTGATGACTTGAACAATTTTCAAGTTCCAGCTGCTGAGCAATTAGAAAGTGTTGAGCCACCAGCCTCAGACGTACCAAACGATGACAAGTCTGAAAGTGACGTGCCTAACTAA
- the folP gene encoding dihydropteroate synthase, with the protein MSDLFHFGDKQLNLSNVQVMGILNVTPDSFSDGGQFSSIDNALFQVEDMLENGASLIDIGGESTRPGAAEVSTDVEIDRVIPVIEAINQRFDTIISLDTSKANVMQAGIEAGIGLINDVRALQNPGCLEVVAKTNLPVCLMHMQGLPRTMQVNPQYDNVTEDVIEFFNQRIKACAKVGISGERIILDPGYGFGKTLEQNYQLLAEQKTILALQRPILAGISRKSMIGNLLNRDVSERLAGSLSAAVLATINGAKIIRVHDVKETSDALKVLTMTLQCQQGHKDNNNT; encoded by the coding sequence ATGTCTGACTTATTTCACTTTGGTGACAAACAATTAAACTTATCTAATGTTCAGGTCATGGGGATCTTAAATGTGACCCCAGATTCTTTTTCTGATGGTGGCCAGTTTTCCAGTATCGATAACGCATTATTTCAAGTGGAAGATATGCTTGAAAATGGCGCCAGTCTTATTGATATTGGCGGTGAGTCTACCCGCCCAGGTGCCGCCGAGGTGAGCACAGATGTTGAAATCGACCGGGTGATCCCGGTCATTGAAGCGATCAATCAACGCTTTGATACCATTATTTCACTCGATACCAGTAAAGCAAACGTGATGCAGGCTGGTATTGAGGCCGGTATTGGTTTAATTAATGATGTACGGGCATTGCAAAACCCCGGCTGTTTAGAGGTGGTGGCAAAAACCAACTTACCCGTATGTTTAATGCACATGCAAGGACTGCCACGCACCATGCAAGTAAACCCACAATATGACAATGTAACTGAAGACGTGATTGAATTTTTTAATCAACGGATTAAAGCCTGTGCAAAGGTGGGAATTAGTGGCGAAAGAATAATTCTAGACCCAGGTTACGGTTTTGGAAAAACTCTAGAGCAAAATTATCAATTGCTCGCCGAGCAAAAGACTATTTTGGCATTACAGCGACCAATTTTAGCCGGTATTTCAAGAAAATCGATGATCGGCAATTTACTTAACCGAGATGTTTCAGAGCGCCTAGCAGGGAGCTTGTCGGCTGCGGTGCTAGCCACTATAAATGGTGCTAAAATCATACGAGTACACGATGTTAAAGAAACATCTGATGCATTAAAAGTACTCACAATGACCTTACAATGTCAGCAAGGTCACAAAGACAATAATAATACTTAG
- the glmM gene encoding phosphoglucosamine mutase, with protein MSSRKYFGTDGVRGLVGKAPISPEFVMKLGWAAGKVLAGQGTKKVLIGKDTRISGYMLESALEAGFSAAGIDICLMGPMPTPAVAYLTKTFRAEAGIVISASHNPFYDNGIKFFSTTGEKLPDQVELDIEAMIDEEMDCVHSAKLGKAVRIDDAAGRYIEFCKSNFPSDLNLNGLKIVVDCANGATYHIAPSVFRELGAEVVEFATKPNGVNINDDCGATAMNNISRLVLEHQADLGIALDGDGDRLMMVDQNGEVLDGDELIYIIAKHAQYHNQLQGGVVGTLMSNMGLELALKELNIDFVRAKVGDRYVMELLKEQGWQLGAENSGHIINLNCSSTGDGIIAALNVLQAVSQSGKTLSQLRKGLTMLPQVLVNVRFSGHNNPLEDQAVKQSVIDVEQELEGQGRVLLRKSGTEPLIRVMVEGPNLNTVTDLANRIAEKVKQVD; from the coding sequence GTGTCATCAAGAAAATATTTTGGTACTGACGGTGTTCGAGGACTCGTTGGTAAAGCCCCGATTTCACCTGAATTTGTGATGAAGTTGGGTTGGGCTGCCGGTAAAGTATTGGCCGGTCAGGGAACTAAAAAAGTACTAATTGGTAAAGATACGCGGATTTCAGGTTATATGCTTGAATCGGCTTTAGAAGCGGGCTTTTCTGCTGCCGGTATCGATATTTGTTTAATGGGGCCAATGCCAACGCCAGCGGTTGCTTACTTAACCAAAACGTTTCGAGCGGAAGCTGGTATTGTGATCAGCGCATCACATAACCCATTTTACGACAACGGAATTAAGTTTTTCTCAACCACTGGTGAAAAACTGCCTGATCAAGTAGAGCTTGATATCGAGGCGATGATTGACGAAGAAATGGATTGTGTGCATTCGGCTAAATTAGGTAAAGCCGTACGCATTGACGATGCCGCAGGGCGTTATATTGAGTTTTGTAAGAGTAACTTCCCATCAGATTTAAACCTTAATGGCTTAAAAATTGTGGTCGATTGCGCCAATGGCGCTACCTATCACATTGCTCCGAGTGTCTTTCGCGAGCTAGGCGCTGAAGTGGTTGAATTTGCCACCAAACCAAATGGGGTAAATATTAATGACGATTGCGGCGCGACCGCAATGAACAACATCAGTCGCTTAGTCTTAGAGCATCAAGCCGATTTAGGTATTGCGTTAGATGGCGACGGTGATCGCTTAATGATGGTTGATCAAAACGGTGAAGTGCTAGACGGTGATGAGTTGATTTACATCATTGCCAAACACGCGCAATACCATAATCAATTGCAAGGCGGTGTGGTTGGTACGTTAATGAGTAACATGGGCCTTGAATTGGCGCTAAAAGAGTTGAATATTGATTTTGTCCGTGCAAAAGTAGGTGACCGTTATGTGATGGAGTTGCTAAAAGAGCAGGGGTGGCAATTAGGCGCTGAAAACTCGGGTCATATTATTAATTTAAATTGCAGTTCTACGGGCGATGGTATTATAGCCGCGTTAAACGTATTGCAGGCCGTCAGCCAGTCGGGTAAAACACTAAGCCAACTAAGAAAAGGCTTGACCATGTTGCCCCAAGTTTTGGTTAATGTGCGATTTAGTGGTCACAACAATCCATTAGAAGATCAAGCAGTAAAACAGTCCGTTATTGACGTAGAGCAGGAACTTGAAGGTCAAGGTCGTGTATTGTTACGTAAATCTGGCACCGAACCTTTAATTAGAGTGATGGTGGAAGGACCAAATTTAAACACCGTAACCGATCTTGCAAATCGAATTGCGGAAAAAGTTAAACAGGTAGACTGA
- a CDS encoding DUF4174 domain-containing protein: protein MTTLMGTSLIELKQPKQPNALTLFAWCAIFLLSYFAITVDAKATQPNIEDNGHREQQGLFTLSNSRWQYRLLIFNVPSQAQLPVIDQSVKDEYKFAIIALINGNAYYQVNETRLQRLSDNDQDLLIHQYWQQDHVWLVGLDGKLKARYKMQTFQLDQIIALINSMPLRQLERKNDQ from the coding sequence ATGACGACTCTTATGGGTACTTCACTAATTGAGCTAAAGCAGCCCAAACAACCTAATGCCTTAACCCTGTTTGCATGGTGTGCTATTTTTTTATTGAGTTACTTTGCTATAACGGTTGACGCAAAGGCTACTCAACCAAACATTGAAGATAATGGCCATCGAGAACAACAGGGCTTGTTTACTTTATCAAACTCTCGTTGGCAATACCGTTTGCTTATTTTTAACGTACCTTCCCAAGCCCAATTACCCGTTATAGACCAATCGGTAAAAGATGAATACAAATTCGCTATTATTGCCCTCATTAATGGCAATGCCTATTACCAGGTCAATGAAACCAGATTACAACGCCTTTCCGATAACGACCAAGATCTACTTATCCATCAATACTGGCAACAAGACCATGTATGGTTAGTTGGACTCGATGGAAAATTAAAAGCGCGTTATAAAATGCAAACCTTTCAACTTGACCAAATCATTGCCCTTATCAACAGCATGCCGTTGCGCCAATTAGAACGTAAAAATGACCAGTAA
- the ftsH gene encoding ATP-dependent zinc metalloprotease FtsH yields MSDMVKNLILWLVIAIVLMSVFQSFTPGNKADSQLDYTTFINQVIQDQVSSVEIESNGIITGVKRNGQTFSTLIPTQYDPKLLDDLIKHNVQVKGVPPEEPSLLASIFINWFPMLLLIGIWIFFMRQMQGGGGKGAMSFGKSKARLLSDDQIKTTFADVAGCDEAKEEVAELVQYLKDPSRFQKLGGRIPSGILMVGQPGTGKTLLAKAIAGEAKVPFFSISGSDFVEMFVGVGASRVRDMFDQAKKSAPCIIFIDEIDAVGRQRGAGLGGGHDEREQTLNQMLVEMDGFEGNEGVIVIAATNRPDVLDPALLRPGRFDRQVTVGLPDIRGREQILKVHMRKVPIADDVNAAVIARGTPGFSGADLANLVNEAALFAARTSRRLVSMVEFEKAKDKIMMGSERRSMVMSEAEKEMTAYHEAGHAIVGRMVPEHDPVYKVSIIPRGRALGVTMYLPEQDRVSHSKMHLESMISSLYGGRIAEDIIYGSDKVSTGASNDIERATEIARKMVTQWGLSEKMGPMLYAEEEGEVFLGRTASKVKHMSDDTAKEIDEEIRSVIERNYKRAEDILKNNMDILHAMKDALMTYETIDALQIDDLMARVPVRAPKGYGDEDSSNTSGSDSSSPSPDVNKPDDVPAS; encoded by the coding sequence TTGAGCGATATGGTAAAAAATCTCATTTTGTGGTTAGTCATAGCCATTGTATTAATGTCAGTATTCCAGAGTTTTACTCCGGGCAATAAGGCTGATTCTCAACTCGATTACACCACATTTATTAACCAAGTTATTCAGGATCAAGTCAGTTCGGTTGAAATTGAATCAAATGGGATAATAACTGGGGTTAAGCGCAATGGACAGACGTTTTCCACTTTAATCCCAACCCAGTACGACCCGAAATTATTGGACGACTTGATCAAACATAACGTTCAAGTTAAAGGGGTACCGCCAGAAGAACCAAGCCTACTGGCGAGCATCTTCATTAACTGGTTCCCAATGTTACTGCTTATCGGTATTTGGATATTCTTTATGCGCCAAATGCAAGGCGGTGGCGGTAAAGGCGCGATGAGCTTTGGTAAGTCAAAAGCGCGTTTATTATCTGACGATCAAATTAAAACCACCTTTGCCGATGTCGCAGGTTGTGACGAAGCCAAAGAAGAAGTAGCAGAGCTTGTTCAATACTTAAAAGATCCGTCTAGATTTCAAAAGCTCGGTGGTCGTATTCCATCAGGTATTTTAATGGTTGGTCAACCAGGTACAGGTAAAACGTTACTGGCCAAAGCCATTGCCGGTGAAGCCAAAGTTCCGTTTTTCTCTATCTCAGGTTCCGACTTTGTTGAAATGTTTGTCGGTGTTGGTGCTTCACGTGTACGTGACATGTTCGATCAAGCGAAAAAGTCTGCACCTTGTATTATCTTTATCGATGAAATCGATGCCGTAGGTCGCCAACGTGGCGCAGGTCTTGGTGGTGGTCATGATGAGCGTGAACAAACTTTGAACCAAATGCTCGTTGAAATGGATGGTTTTGAAGGTAACGAAGGGGTTATTGTTATTGCTGCCACTAACCGACCGGATGTACTAGACCCTGCATTACTGCGCCCAGGTCGATTTGACCGTCAAGTTACGGTGGGTTTACCTGATATCCGTGGTCGTGAACAAATTTTAAAAGTCCATATGCGCAAAGTTCCGATTGCTGACGATGTTAATGCAGCGGTTATTGCTCGTGGTACACCAGGGTTTTCAGGTGCAGACTTAGCCAACCTAGTTAACGAAGCGGCTTTATTTGCCGCTCGTACTAGCCGTCGATTGGTGTCAATGGTGGAATTTGAAAAAGCCAAAGACAAGATCATGATGGGTAGTGAACGTCGCTCTATGGTAATGAGCGAAGCGGAAAAAGAAATGACCGCATATCATGAAGCCGGTCACGCCATTGTTGGTCGTATGGTACCTGAGCATGATCCTGTTTATAAAGTAAGTATTATTCCTCGCGGTCGTGCATTGGGGGTTACTATGTATCTGCCAGAGCAAGATCGAGTGAGTCATTCAAAAATGCACCTAGAGAGTATGATTTCATCACTTTATGGTGGTCGTATTGCCGAGGACATTATTTATGGTTCAGATAAAGTCTCAACCGGTGCGTCAAACGATATTGAGCGTGCAACTGAAATTGCTCGTAAAATGGTGACTCAGTGGGGTTTATCAGAAAAAATGGGGCCAATGCTTTATGCCGAAGAAGAAGGTGAAGTATTCCTTGGTCGTACGGCAAGTAAAGTGAAACATATGTCGGATGACACCGCGAAAGAAATTGACGAAGAAATTCGTTCGGTGATTGAGCGTAATTATAAGCGTGCTGAAGATATCTTGAAAAACAATATGGATATTTTGCATGCGATGAAAGATGCTCTAATGACTTATGAAACCATTGATGCATTGCAAATCGATGACTTAATGGCTCGTGTTCCGGTGCGTGCACCAAAAGGCTATGGTGATGAAGATTCATCAAATACATCTGGTTCAGATTCTAGTAGTCCAAGTCCAGACGTTAACAAGCCAGACGATGTTCCAGCAAGTTAA